In Mycolicibacterium alvei, a single window of DNA contains:
- the fadD4 gene encoding fatty-acid--CoA ligase FadD4 — MQIREHAEANPEKPAIILHPSGTVVTFGELEARANRLAHYFRRQGLHEGDVVAILMENNEHIHAVMWAARRSGLYYVPINTHLTAAEAAYIIDNSGAKAIVGSAVLKDILSGLDKELPNGLPGTLLISDGELDGWQRYPEAVADEPATPIDDELDGDLLQYSSGTTGRPKGIKRDLPHVPPSETPGMMAPLVGFWMQPDSVYLSPAPLYHTAPSVWSMQIQAAGITTVVLEKFDAEGCLDAIQKHKVTQGQFVPVMFTRMLKLPEDVRNSYDLSSLRRVMHAAAPCPVEIKKQMMDWWGPIVDEYYASSEAIGATVIFAEDWLTHPGSVGKPMNGVVHILDEDGKELPPGESGEIFFEGGADFEYLNDAEKTASSRDSHGWKTVGDIGYVDEDGYLYLTDRRHHMIISGGVNIYPQEAENMLVVHPKVMDAAVFGIPDDEMGQSVKGVVQTVDPADATPEFERELLDWLRQRLTHYKCPRTISFEVDLPRTDTGKLYKQELINKYS; from the coding sequence ATGCAGATCCGCGAGCATGCCGAGGCCAACCCTGAAAAGCCGGCGATCATCCTCCACCCCTCGGGCACCGTCGTCACGTTCGGTGAGCTCGAAGCCCGCGCGAATCGCCTGGCCCATTACTTCCGCCGGCAAGGCCTGCATGAGGGCGACGTCGTCGCGATCCTCATGGAGAACAACGAGCACATCCACGCCGTGATGTGGGCCGCGCGCCGCAGCGGTCTCTACTACGTGCCGATCAACACCCATCTGACCGCCGCCGAGGCGGCCTACATCATCGACAACAGCGGGGCCAAGGCCATCGTCGGCTCCGCCGTGCTCAAGGACATCCTCAGCGGCCTGGACAAGGAGTTGCCGAACGGACTGCCGGGCACCCTGCTGATCTCCGATGGTGAGTTGGACGGCTGGCAGCGTTATCCGGAAGCTGTCGCGGATGAGCCGGCCACCCCGATCGACGACGAGCTGGACGGCGATCTGCTGCAGTACTCGTCGGGGACCACGGGGCGGCCCAAGGGCATCAAGCGGGACCTGCCGCATGTGCCGCCATCGGAAACCCCCGGCATGATGGCCCCGCTGGTGGGCTTCTGGATGCAGCCGGATTCGGTGTACCTGAGCCCCGCCCCGCTGTACCACACGGCACCGTCGGTGTGGTCGATGCAGATTCAGGCTGCCGGTATCACCACCGTGGTGCTGGAGAAGTTCGACGCCGAAGGCTGCCTGGACGCGATTCAGAAGCACAAGGTCACCCAGGGGCAGTTCGTCCCGGTGATGTTCACCCGGATGCTGAAACTCCCTGAGGATGTGCGTAACTCGTACGATCTGTCGAGTCTGCGGCGGGTCATGCATGCGGCCGCACCGTGTCCGGTCGAGATCAAGAAGCAGATGATGGACTGGTGGGGGCCGATCGTCGACGAGTACTACGCGTCCTCGGAGGCCATCGGTGCGACGGTGATCTTCGCCGAAGACTGGCTGACGCACCCGGGTTCGGTGGGCAAGCCGATGAACGGCGTCGTGCACATCCTCGACGAGGACGGCAAAGAACTTCCGCCGGGCGAGTCCGGTGAGATCTTCTTCGAGGGCGGCGCCGATTTCGAATATCTCAACGATGCCGAGAAGACCGCGTCCTCGCGGGACTCTCACGGCTGGAAGACGGTGGGAGACATCGGATATGTCGATGAAGACGGCTACCTCTACCTCACCGACCGGCGCCACCACATGATCATCTCGGGTGGGGTGAACATCTACCCGCAGGAAGCCGAGAACATGCTTGTCGTCCATCCGAAGGTGATGGACGCCGCGGTGTTCGGCATCCCCGACGACGAGATGGGCCAGAGCGTCAAGGGTGTGGTTCAGACCGTGGATCCGGCGGATGCCACACCGGAATTCGAGCGTGAGCTCCTGGATTGGCTGCGTCAGCGCCTCACGCATTACAAGTGCCCGCGGACCATCTCGTTCGAGGTTGACCTGCCCCGCACCGACACCGGCAAGCTGTACAAGCAGGAGCTGATAAACAAGTACTCGTGA